A genomic window from Glycine max cultivar Williams 82 chromosome 17, Glycine_max_v4.0, whole genome shotgun sequence includes:
- the LOC100786966 gene encoding probable serine/threonine-protein kinase PBL19, with translation MKCFFFKEKCKSAPELHKKKTPAVNRAANSTGSVSSPKSVKDLYREKEHSFRVFTLQELRDATNGFNRMLKLGEGGFGSVYKGSITQPDGQGGDPIPVAIKRLNTRGFQGHKEWLAEVQFLGIVNHPNLVKLLGYCSVDAERGIQRLLVYEFMPNRSLEDHLFNKNLPTLPWKTRLEIMLGAAQGLAYLHEGLEIQVIYRDFKSSNVLLDADFHPKLSDFGLAREGPQGDQTHVSTAVVGTQGYAAPEYIETGHLKVQSDMWSFGVVLYEILTGRRSLERNRPTAEQKLLDWVKQYPADTSRFVIIMDARLRNQYSLPAARKIAKLADSCLKKNPEDRPSMSQIVESLKQALQYSDTTSQDIAESSSSSRSKLVRKK, from the exons ATGAAGTGTTTCTTCTTCAAGGAGAAGTGCAAATCCGCCCCGGAACTGCACAAGAAGAAAACCCCCGCCGTGAACCGCGCCGCAAACTCCACCGGCTCCGTGTCTTCGCCCAAGAGCGTGAAGGACTTGTACAGAGAGAAAGAGCACAGCTTTAGAGTCTTCACTTTGCAGGAACTGAGAGATGCCACCAACGGCTTCAATAGGATGCTCAAGCTTGGAGAAGGGGGTTTCGGGAGTGTCTATAAAGGATCCATTACGCAACCTGATGGACAAGGTGGTGATCCAATTCCAGTTGCAATCAAAAGGCTCAACACTCGTGGCTtccag GGTCATAAAGAATGGCTTGCTGAAGTTCAATTTCTCGGCATTGTTAATCACCCAAATTTGGTTAAACTTTTGGGATACTGCTCCGTGGATGCAGAAAGAGGAATCCAACGGTTGTTAGTGTACGAGTTCATGCCCAACAGGAGCTTGGAGGATCACCTTTTCAACAAAAACTTACCAACCCTGCCTTGGAAAACAAGATTGGAGATCATGCTTGGTGCTGCTCAAGGACTAGCTTATCTACATGAAGGACTGGAAATTCAG GTGATCTACCGAGATTTTAAATCTTCAAATGTTCTATTAGATGCGGACTTCCACCCAAAGCTCTCAGATTTTGGTCTGGCTAGAGAAGGACCACAAGGTGATCAGACTCATGTATCCACTGCG GTAGTTGGAACACAGGGTTATGCTGCACCGGAGTACATTGAAACGGGTCACCTGAAAGTTCAGAGTGACATGTGGAGTTTTGGTGTTGTATTGTATGAGATCCTCACAGGAAGAAGGTCATTGGAAAGAAACCGTCCCACAGCAGAACAAAAGCTTCTAGATTGGGTCAAACAATACCCTGCCGACACCAGCAGATTCGTCATCATAATGGACGCTCGTCTCAGAAACCAGTATTCTCTTCCTGCAGCTCGCAAAATAGCTAAGTTGGCTGATAGCTGCTTGaagaagaatccagaagatagACCCTCCATGAGTCAGATAGTGGAAAGCTTGAAGCAAGCATTGCAATATTCAGACACTACTTCTCAGGACATTGCTGAATCCTCCTCCTCATCTCGTTCTAAATTGGTCCGAAAAAAGTAA